A region of the Sodalis ligni genome:
AGCTACTCAGCCCCGGGAGCAATGAGGAGCTTGCATTCATTGAATTCAGCGGATGCCGGGTATTTTACCTTAACAATAATAAATAGTTTATAAACGAAGTGATTGGAGAAGTAATATTAGGCTTAATATTACTTTATAGTACTAGTATGTTGATTTTAAATAATTTTATTTTTATTAAATGACTCTTTTCTAAAAAAAACGCTAGAAATTGTAATTTATCCCCAAAGAGAATGCATAAATTTCATCCCCATCGACCATCGGACTGTCACGAACCGTTGAAGGCAGGAAATTGCCCCTTGCGCTGGCATACGTATCCCACCGCTCGGAGAGCTTATAGTCGGCGGTCAGGGAAACATAAGGCGTAATATTCGCCGAAGGTCGGTATTCGCTCAAGCCGCTGCGGCGGGCCTCCATGGACGATACGCCGTAATAGTAGCGGGTTTGCTGGCCGTTGGCCCCATCCACGCCGAACTCCGGTATGACCGTCAGCATGCCCAATCGCACCTGATTCAGATAGGAGATATTAGCCAAAACACCCCGGCTGTTATTCAGGATATCCCCCCCCAGCTGGACATGCACAGCCCCCATCCGGGGGGTGCGCTGATAGCTTATACCGGACATCACCGTGGACCGGCGATCGTTCAGCCTGCGCATCGCCGTATTGCTCCCCGGCTGGACTTATACTCCTGATCCAGAAAAACGCTTTTAATTTCAGCTCATTGGCGTCATCGTTCATAAGATAGCGCCCGGCATCATCCCCTTGGATATACCAGGTATCATCGTCATAGTTGATTACCGGCCAAACCGAATGATCGTCTCTGTCCACCTTATAGGGTGAGGTGGTCAGAAAACCGCCGATACCCAGAGCGATATCCGCCGCCCAACCGTATACGGGGCTAATAAAACCAAGAAAACTACGATTTGTTTAGGCGTTTTCATCGTTTGGTTATGGTGTGATCCTGATAATACGTTTTCTTACTTAGTGCTGCCGCTATGAATCCGCCAGCGCGTTTCCCGCGGGTCTGTGATTCACTCCGCCAGGGTGTCCAAGGTCTGATGCAAAGAACGGCCCATATTGTCTTTAAGCGTCGGTCAATCAAAAGAAATTTACACTTCTATTCAAATCAGCTTTTGACCCTGCCCTTAGGGAAGGTGTAAATTCTTTTTAACACTTTCTTTGCAAAGAAAGCGGCTTGAATCGGCTGTGCATTCTTTTCATTGCGAGGATATTTGAACATGAAAAATTTATCGGCTTACGCCATAAACACAATATTACTGGGCTCAGCCCTGGCTGCGTTCAGCCAGTTCTCTTATGCTCAAGATCAATCTTTTCTGGCAAAAAATGGTCTGGAAAATAAGACAACGCCACAAATGGTGGAATATATCAATCGCCTGCAGCAGGATCGGCCATTGAACTTTTCCGCCGCCGTCACCAGTACCGAACTTACCGTATCGGATGGTAAAGAAGCGCATTCTTACCCTCTCGGCGATAAGTTTTATCTGTCATTCGCCCCTTATATTACCTACACCCATCCTTGTTATAACCATAATCTGTCATCCTGTACCGGAGAATTAAAAAATACCGCGTTCAAGGTAAAAATCATCGATCAACAGGGTAAGGTCATTGCCAGCAATAACATGACCAGTTATCAAAACGGTTTTATCGGCGTCTGGCTGCCGAGAAATATTACCGGAACCATAAACGTGACCTACAACGGTCTTTCCGCCGTGACTCCTTTCGCCACAGGAAACGATAGCCAAACCTGCCTGACCAATGTGAAGCTCGAGAAAACAATTTAACGGTCGTTCTGGCGGGCACTTTTAAATTTGAACGCTCGCGTAAGTTATCCGGACGATGAAGTATTAAAGGTTTCCGCCATGCCGGATAACCTGTTGACGTGTACTGCAACACCCTTTCGGGGGAGCCGGATGATTGTTACCGCCGTAGGCGGCATCCGGTTTTCCTGGATGACATCAACAGGAAACCGCTATGCGATATATAAAACTCGGCAATACCGGATTGGACGTTTCACCCATCGCCCTTGGCTGCATGACCTATGGCGAACCGAACCGTGGCCATCCGGTATGGTCACTGGATGAAGACGCCAGCCGCCCTTTGATTAAACAGGCGCTCGAAGCAGGGATCAATTTCTTCGATACCGCCAATATGTACTCCCAAGGTTCCAGCGAGGAGATCCTCGGCCGGGCTTTGCGGGATTACGCCGATCGGGATAGCGTGGTTATCGCCACCAAAGTGCGCCATCCCATGCGCGCTGGTCCCAACGGCGCCGGACTGTCGCGTAAGGCGATTTTCACAGAAATCGACCATAGCCTGCGCCGGCTGGGGACCGACTATATCGATCTTTACCAGATTCATCGATTGGACAACGCGACTCCGCTGGAGGAAACCCTTGAAGCGCTAAACGATGTGGTGAAATCCGGTAAGGTGCGTTATCTCGGCGCATCGTCAATGCATGCCTGGCAATTCAGCAAGATATTACATCTGCAGCGCCAGCACGGCTGGGCGCGATTTGTCTCCATGCAGGATCATTACAATCTGCTGGCGCGGGAAGAAGAGCGTGAAATGCTGCCTCTTTGCAAAGATGAGGGCATCGGCATCATTGTCTGGAGCCCGCTGGCCCGCGGGCGTCTTGCCCGGGAGAGTGGCGCCGCCACCGGCCGTTCAGGCAGCGACCCTTTTGCCGATATGCTCTATACCCAGGAAAAAAGCGATGGCGCCATCGTCGATGCCGTGGCGGCCGTCGCCCGTGCAAGGGGCGTTAGCCGGGCGCAGATTGCCCTGGCCTGGCTGCGGCGAAACCCGGTGGTGGCGGCTCCGCTGGTGGGCGCCGGCAAGCCCTCTCATATTGCCGATGCGGTGGCGTCGCTGGACATCGTCCTGACCGAGGAGGAAATCGCCGCCTTGGAAACCCCTTACACGCCGCGTGAAGATTTCCAGGGAGTGTCGGACGATGCCCTGTTGGCCCGCATCTCGGCCCGCATCGGCATCAAACCCGCCGGGGCCTGACGGCGTGAAGCCAATGCGTTTATTGCGCATTGGCTCAATTAAATAAAAGAGCATGCCCTGATGTCCTTGGACTAATACGAATCACTGGAAGAAACCGCCTACCTCTTGCGCTCATCGGCGAATGCCAGGCATTTAATAAAATCCATTGAGGAATTGCGTGGTGGATAATAAGGAGTTGAGCGAGAACCTGAATAAAATAATTTTTTCAAGCCAATCATGGACCGATTATCTTTATTGGCAACAGACCGATGAGAATATTCTTAAGCGAATAATAGTCTATTCCGTTTTATTACAGATTTAGCGCCGCTTTTGCGCCACGCTATGGATAAGGTCGTCCAGCCGGGACAGGAATAGCGCCAGAACCGGTGACGAATTTGACCGGCTGTAACCCGCCACCAGATCAATCCTTGGCGCTTCTCCGGCCAGGGGGCGGCTTACCACTGACCAGGGCATCAGGCTCTCGACGTAGGCGGGGATCAGTGTCAGGCCCCGGGTCGATGCCACCAGCGACATGACCTTGGCGGGATTATCCACTTTTTGCGCCGGTATAACCCTTATCCCGGAGCGTGCGAGGTAATCCTCGATGGCGGCGCGCAATACGACGGCCTTATCGGCCATACCGAT
Encoded here:
- the cueP gene encoding copper-binding periplasmic metallochaperone CueP, yielding MKNLSAYAINTILLGSALAAFSQFSYAQDQSFLAKNGLENKTTPQMVEYINRLQQDRPLNFSAAVTSTELTVSDGKEAHSYPLGDKFYLSFAPYITYTHPCYNHNLSSCTGELKNTAFKVKIIDQQGKVIASNNMTSYQNGFIGVWLPRNITGTINVTYNGLSAVTPFATGNDSQTCLTNVKLEKTI
- a CDS encoding MipA/OmpV family protein, which encodes MRRLNDRRSTVMSGISYQRTPRMGAVHVQLGGDILNNSRGVLANISYLNQVRLGMLTVIPEFGVDGANGQQTRYYYGVSSMEARRSGLSEYRPSANITPYVSLTADYKLSERWDTYASARGNFLPSTVRDSPMVDGDEIYAFSLGINYNF
- a CDS encoding aldo/keto reductase codes for the protein MRYIKLGNTGLDVSPIALGCMTYGEPNRGHPVWSLDEDASRPLIKQALEAGINFFDTANMYSQGSSEEILGRALRDYADRDSVVIATKVRHPMRAGPNGAGLSRKAIFTEIDHSLRRLGTDYIDLYQIHRLDNATPLEETLEALNDVVKSGKVRYLGASSMHAWQFSKILHLQRQHGWARFVSMQDHYNLLAREEEREMLPLCKDEGIGIIVWSPLARGRLARESGAATGRSGSDPFADMLYTQEKSDGAIVDAVAAVARARGVSRAQIALAWLRRNPVVAAPLVGAGKPSHIADAVASLDIVLTEEEIAALETPYTPREDFQGVSDDALLARISARIGIKPAGA